Proteins encoded in a region of the Candidatus Zixiibacteriota bacterium genome:
- the raiA gene encoding ribosome-associated translation inhibitor RaiA has protein sequence MDAMQVRMTARHSHLNNATKQLIQQRSEGFTRFFDNIIDCHWVLDQDRHLHTAETTAVVHGTLLRGHGEGDDLRTAIDNASAKMEAQLKKYKGRLKDKDPKAITEAKKSAARTVGPRNQKE, from the coding sequence ATGGATGCCATGCAAGTGCGCATGACCGCCCGGCACTCTCACTTGAACAACGCCACCAAGCAGCTCATCCAGCAGCGTTCGGAAGGATTCACGCGGTTTTTCGACAACATTATCGATTGCCACTGGGTCCTGGATCAAGACCGCCATCTCCACACCGCGGAAACCACCGCGGTTGTGCACGGCACGTTGTTGCGCGGCCACGGCGAGGGAGACGACTTGCGCACCGCCATCGATAATGCGTCGGCTAAGATGGAAGCACAGTTGAAGAAATACAAAGGACGCCTCAAGGACAAAGACCCCAAGGCGATCACCGAGGCAAAAAAGTCCGCGGCACGCACGGTGGGTCCGAGGAACCAGAAGGAATAG
- a CDS encoding TlpA disulfide reductase family protein, whose translation MRTNLIVLFVSAAGLAFAGCSGQEATSQTNASGLDIPTLYDEATADQYGSYGDDGYRLLDEGKLDEAVASFTKQHELIPTGKWGAYNVACAYGRTGDLEQGFVWLTRAVDSGWDDPDHLQNDGDLESLRADARFAALVGKAEATRTRREAAFANGLPEFERPPISFPSADSLEQWSAAQRALIRTNRSIWFAWQNTAYQFDFEARRLAALRELEKDSPDFEYGLERVRAISKTRSIWSAWGPLAQGVLREVGNYKVGDPSVEGLSEAEYRAGIAAYCEMRPMSPAEAGWATATAAARAHFAQVKPGTKYEGAALAWQLGMELDEAGENRDAVLPKVRDFASRFASDEIAMDIAGSFFQSTVVAAVWPIPINGTDIDGQAVSLDDFKGKVVLVDFWATWCGPCRAELPHILAAHEKYQSDGFEVLSISLDYANRTNQQDYRDWINEKGMKWRHIYDEKDWSGPLVEAYMVKGIPSPFLVGRDGSLVASGEQLRGEKLAETVARALDARGA comes from the coding sequence ATGAGAACGAATCTGATCGTGCTGTTTGTCAGCGCGGCCGGACTTGCGTTTGCAGGCTGCTCCGGCCAGGAAGCGACCAGCCAGACCAACGCCTCGGGGCTGGATATTCCGACGTTGTACGACGAGGCGACGGCAGACCAGTATGGATCGTACGGCGATGACGGATATCGACTGCTGGACGAAGGTAAGCTCGACGAGGCGGTTGCTTCGTTCACCAAACAGCATGAACTCATACCCACGGGTAAGTGGGGCGCCTACAACGTTGCGTGCGCCTATGGCAGGACGGGCGATCTCGAACAAGGATTCGTGTGGCTGACACGCGCCGTCGACAGCGGCTGGGATGATCCCGATCATCTGCAGAACGACGGCGACTTGGAATCATTGCGCGCCGACGCGCGTTTTGCTGCGTTGGTCGGGAAGGCCGAAGCGACCCGGACGCGGCGTGAAGCGGCGTTCGCCAACGGACTGCCCGAGTTCGAACGTCCGCCGATCTCCTTTCCCAGTGCAGACAGTCTCGAGCAATGGTCTGCGGCGCAGCGCGCACTGATCAGGACGAACCGTTCCATCTGGTTTGCCTGGCAGAACACGGCCTATCAATTCGACTTTGAAGCACGCCGGCTGGCGGCGTTGCGTGAGCTGGAGAAGGATAGTCCCGACTTTGAATACGGCCTGGAACGCGTCCGTGCCATCTCCAAGACCCGTTCGATTTGGAGCGCCTGGGGACCGTTGGCGCAGGGTGTCCTGCGGGAAGTCGGCAACTACAAGGTGGGCGACCCATCGGTCGAGGGTCTGAGCGAAGCCGAATACCGGGCCGGGATTGCCGCATACTGCGAGATGCGACCGATGTCTCCGGCCGAAGCCGGCTGGGCGACAGCAACCGCGGCCGCACGTGCGCATTTCGCGCAAGTCAAGCCCGGCACCAAATACGAAGGCGCCGCACTGGCATGGCAGTTGGGGATGGAGTTGGATGAAGCCGGCGAAAATCGCGATGCCGTTCTCCCGAAAGTGCGCGACTTCGCTTCGCGCTTCGCCAGTGATGAAATTGCCATGGACATCGCCGGCTCATTCTTCCAGAGTACCGTCGTGGCGGCGGTTTGGCCGATTCCGATCAATGGAACTGACATCGATGGCCAGGCGGTATCGCTGGACGATTTCAAGGGCAAGGTCGTCTTGGTAGACTTTTGGGCGACGTGGTGCGGGCCGTGCCGCGCCGAGCTTCCGCACATTCTCGCCGCCCATGAGAAGTACCAGAGCGATGGCTTCGAAGTGCTCTCGATCTCGCTGGATTACGCCAACAGAACCAACCAGCAAGATTATCGTGACTGGATCAACGAGAAGGGCATGAAGTGGCGACACATCTACGATGAGAAAGACTGGTCCGGGCCGTTGGTCGAAGCGTACATGGTCAAAGGAATTCCCAGTCCGTTCCTGGTGGGCCGCGACGGCAGTCTCGTGGCTTCCGGTGAACAACTTCGGGGGGAGAAACTGGCCGAGACAGTTGCCAGGGCTCTCGATGCCAGGGGTGCATAA
- a CDS encoding NAD-dependent epimerase/dehydratase family protein, whose protein sequence is MNIAEAPPPPPPARTVFLTGANGFVGSHVARHLVGLGHSVRALVRKDSDRQRADDVRLEWLTGDLNDVEALRRGCDGADWVIHSAGRVKAPDAATYHHTNVTGTKNLLAAARASAPNLRRFLYISSLAAGGPAPEGRPRRESDPDAPISDYGRSKLAGEMAVLSHTDTLPITVVRPPAVYGPGDTETLAIFKAVRWHIKPTFGARPVRASLVYVTDLARAIAVACSHPSAVGEMFYVADETVYRLDDLEDMMQQAMEVAAVRVRLPAPIFISIAAAVEWSGRMLGVRPALTRSRARDFMQSEWTCSVEKARQRLGLITAFPFSVAVQETVQWYRDHDWL, encoded by the coding sequence ATGAACATCGCCGAAGCCCCGCCCCCGCCGCCGCCCGCACGGACCGTGTTCCTGACCGGTGCCAATGGGTTTGTCGGCTCCCATGTTGCGCGCCACCTGGTCGGTTTGGGTCACAGCGTGCGCGCGTTGGTGCGGAAGGATTCCGACCGTCAACGTGCCGATGATGTTCGACTTGAATGGCTGACCGGTGATCTGAATGATGTGGAAGCGTTGCGTCGCGGATGCGACGGCGCCGATTGGGTGATCCATTCCGCCGGACGGGTCAAGGCCCCCGATGCCGCGACGTATCATCACACCAACGTCACGGGAACGAAGAATCTGCTGGCAGCCGCGCGAGCATCGGCGCCCAACCTCCGGCGATTCTTGTATATCTCGTCCCTGGCGGCCGGCGGGCCCGCACCCGAGGGACGGCCGCGTCGGGAATCCGACCCCGACGCACCGATCAGCGACTATGGCCGCAGCAAACTGGCGGGTGAAATGGCGGTCCTGTCGCACACCGACACGCTGCCGATAACCGTCGTGCGTCCGCCCGCGGTCTACGGTCCCGGCGATACCGAGACGCTGGCGATTTTCAAAGCGGTGCGCTGGCATATTAAGCCGACGTTCGGCGCGCGGCCGGTCCGGGCGTCGCTCGTCTATGTCACCGACCTGGCGCGCGCCATCGCCGTCGCTTGCAGCCACCCTTCGGCTGTCGGCGAGATGTTTTATGTCGCGGACGAGACCGTCTATCGTTTAGATGACCTGGAGGATATGATGCAGCAGGCGATGGAGGTGGCGGCAGTCCGTGTCCGGCTGCCCGCGCCGATTTTCATATCGATTGCCGCTGCCGTCGAATGGTCGGGACGCATGCTCGGTGTCCGGCCGGCGCTCACTCGCAGCCGCGCGCGCGACTTCATGCAGAGCGAGTGGACTTGCAGCGTCGAGAAAGCCCGGCAACGGCTCGGGTTGATCACGGCGTTTCCATTTTCGGTGGCCGTGCAGGAAACCGTACAATGGTATCGGGATCACGACTGGCTTTGA
- a CDS encoding aminotransferase class V-fold PLP-dependent enzyme, with product MISPAVITRLAKREFRFAPGVVFLNHASFGPVPESGRRAVESLLATQGRLSADPEVDDESYSLLAQSKRHFGRMIGQRAQRVAFAQNASVGINSILWGLALRNGERLLIPAVEFPSLVYAAKNVADKRGLRIEKLPCPDGYLDTKTLRRALRQKAAVLAMSWVQYFNGWRHDLQELTEICHNAGCFVLADLTQGAGAVPFSMQRQGVDAVVCGTQKWLFGQTGGGFFAVASAPIRRVNPIFAGWLGYDWRYRWERLQSWDRRPHRDGRVWEVGTYPFYSIRLMHAGLRLLDRVGVRRVFSRIDSLTGILAEHLATGEYHVWRPSQRSHRSGIVTISGPRIAALHRYLTGRRIYTSLREGTIRVSPHFHNTTADIDALVEGIRQFARGGYRSTRRK from the coding sequence ATGATATCACCGGCTGTGATCACGCGATTGGCGAAGCGAGAGTTTCGATTCGCGCCGGGTGTCGTCTTCCTCAATCACGCTTCGTTCGGACCGGTCCCTGAGAGCGGACGTCGTGCGGTGGAATCGCTGCTGGCGACTCAGGGACGCCTGTCCGCTGATCCGGAGGTCGACGACGAGTCGTATTCGCTGTTGGCGCAATCCAAGCGCCATTTCGGACGGATGATCGGACAGCGCGCGCAGCGAGTGGCCTTCGCGCAAAATGCGTCAGTCGGGATCAACTCCATCCTGTGGGGGCTGGCTCTTCGCAACGGTGAGCGCCTCCTCATCCCGGCTGTCGAATTCCCGTCGTTAGTGTATGCCGCAAAAAACGTCGCCGACAAACGAGGACTGCGAATAGAAAAACTTCCCTGTCCGGATGGATACCTGGACACGAAGACCCTGCGTCGCGCGCTGCGGCAGAAAGCCGCCGTGCTGGCGATGTCGTGGGTACAGTATTTTAACGGCTGGCGCCATGATTTACAGGAGTTGACCGAGATCTGCCACAACGCCGGATGCTTCGTATTGGCCGATCTTACGCAAGGCGCGGGCGCGGTTCCGTTCTCGATGCAGCGTCAGGGTGTCGATGCGGTTGTCTGCGGCACACAGAAGTGGCTTTTCGGGCAGACCGGCGGCGGATTCTTCGCCGTCGCGTCTGCGCCGATCCGTCGGGTCAATCCAATCTTTGCCGGGTGGCTCGGCTACGACTGGCGGTACCGCTGGGAACGCCTGCAAAGCTGGGACAGACGGCCCCATCGCGATGGGCGCGTCTGGGAGGTTGGGACCTATCCGTTCTATTCCATCCGCCTGATGCACGCGGGGCTGCGTCTACTGGATCGTGTTGGCGTGCGCCGGGTGTTTTCACGCATCGATTCTCTCACTGGAATTCTCGCGGAGCATCTCGCAACTGGGGAGTATCATGTGTGGCGTCCCTCGCAACGATCCCATCGGTCCGGGATCGTCACAATCAGCGGCCCGCGCATCGCAGCCCTGCATCGGTATTTGACGGGACGGCGAATTTACACCTCCTTGCGCGAGGGAACAATCCGTGTGTCGCCTCACTTTCACAATACGACCGCGGATATCGATGCCCTCGTGGAGGGGATTCGACAATTCGCACGCGGCGGATATCGCTCCACGCGCCGCAAATGA
- a CDS encoding N-acetyltransferase, with product MSSISVRPVKTAGDRRTFRRLPERLYRDDPHWVCPLRMERRDFFDQAKNPFFADAEVELFLAEHDGRAVGRISAHIYPAHNRTHNEKTGFFGFFDCELEYDIAATLWDSARAWLAQRGMKRMRGPANFTTNHEVGMLIDGFDRPPMVMMPYNLSKYPEFAERYGFAKAMDLYAYLAQDSTPLPERVVRIVERIRARSGVVVRPIRMRQFDEEVRTIKAIYDAAWAPNWGFVPMTEEEFFHMAKDLKMIVDPRIVLVATVDGRPVGFSLALPDINQVLIRLHGRLFPFGLLKLVWWTKIQRRIDQMRVLAMGILPEYHGRGIDQLLHFETRQRGVAAGYHTAELSWVLETNTLMKAVSESLGHSRYKKTYRIYDLPLP from the coding sequence ATGAGCAGCATCTCCGTTCGCCCGGTCAAAACAGCCGGCGACAGGCGCACCTTCCGGCGGCTCCCGGAGCGTTTGTACCGTGACGACCCCCATTGGGTCTGTCCCCTGCGCATGGAGCGCCGGGACTTTTTCGACCAAGCCAAAAACCCGTTCTTCGCGGATGCCGAAGTCGAATTGTTCCTGGCGGAACACGATGGACGGGCGGTCGGGCGCATCAGCGCGCACATCTACCCCGCGCACAACCGCACGCACAACGAGAAGACCGGATTCTTCGGATTCTTCGATTGCGAGTTGGAATATGACATCGCCGCCACATTGTGGGACTCGGCTCGCGCTTGGCTGGCGCAACGCGGAATGAAACGCATGCGGGGGCCCGCGAATTTCACGACCAACCACGAAGTGGGAATGCTCATCGATGGATTCGACCGTCCGCCGATGGTCATGATGCCCTACAATCTGTCGAAGTACCCTGAATTTGCCGAGCGCTACGGCTTTGCCAAGGCGATGGACCTGTACGCCTATCTTGCCCAGGACAGCACGCCCCTACCCGAACGCGTCGTACGCATTGTCGAGCGGATCCGCGCTCGCTCGGGAGTTGTGGTTCGACCAATCAGAATGAGACAATTCGATGAAGAAGTCCGAACGATCAAGGCGATTTATGATGCCGCGTGGGCGCCGAATTGGGGCTTCGTGCCGATGACGGAAGAAGAGTTCTTCCACATGGCCAAAGACTTAAAGATGATTGTCGACCCGCGAATCGTGCTCGTCGCCACAGTCGATGGCAGGCCGGTCGGTTTCTCATTGGCGCTCCCTGATATTAATCAGGTCCTGATCCGGCTGCACGGACGTCTGTTTCCATTCGGACTGCTGAAGCTCGTATGGTGGACGAAGATTCAGAGGCGAATCGATCAAATGCGTGTGTTGGCGATGGGGATTCTCCCCGAGTATCACGGACGCGGCATCGATCAGTTGCTGCACTTCGAAACACGTCAGCGCGGCGTCGCGGCCGGGTACCACACAGCGGAACTGTCCTGGGTGCTGGAGACCAACACCCTGATGAAGGCGGTCAGCGAATCGTTGGGACATAGTCGCTACAAGAAGACGTACCGGATTTACGATCTGCCGCTCCCGTGA
- the rpoN gene encoding RNA polymerase factor sigma-54, with amino-acid sequence MKLELRPGLRQVLAPQLIQSLKMLQMPALKLEQTLRQELAINPLLEEVEVESDDSDSADDAPESESSSEEDSFDWESYLEEDSEFVPRRMRETREELPERTPVVERTLYDHLIEQLQLTKLPQDELEIGEYLIGNINEDGILPMTTEDLAADLKAPLEKVAKVLKLVQTFDPPGVGARDLKESILIQMQQRGESDSLAARIVAEHWRELDRKTHMQLAQSLGVSVERIHEAMNHLKTLSPRPAQGRFTVGARAVIPDMVVEKIDDEYVVYHNDKYVPSLRINDAYKSLLRRGQNVPAETKTYIREKLEQARWLLNALTQRRSTMVRVMEAIVEEQREFFEKGPASLKPLIMENIASKLGINVATVSRVASDKYVQTPQGVREIKSFFNSGVERTDGESMTKSTVKQRIAAMIDKEDPSHPLSDQEIHRLLLKEGIKLARRTVTKYREELHIQSARFRKTVFDKKQPAVSAGPVDGVSDPESADDGDTQEGRREVETVVPVSQNHSLIDWGISPGR; translated from the coding sequence GTGAAGCTTGAACTTCGCCCCGGTCTCAGGCAAGTCCTCGCCCCGCAGCTTATTCAGTCTTTGAAGATGCTGCAGATGCCGGCGCTCAAGCTCGAACAGACCCTCCGCCAGGAGCTTGCCATCAACCCGCTCCTGGAAGAAGTCGAGGTGGAATCCGACGATTCGGACAGCGCCGACGACGCGCCCGAATCCGAATCGTCATCCGAGGAGGACAGCTTCGATTGGGAAAGCTACCTGGAGGAAGACTCTGAGTTTGTCCCGAGGCGCATGCGGGAAACCCGTGAGGAGTTGCCGGAACGCACACCCGTTGTCGAGCGCACGCTCTACGATCATCTGATCGAACAACTTCAGCTCACGAAGTTGCCACAGGATGAACTGGAGATCGGCGAGTATCTCATCGGGAACATCAACGAAGATGGGATCCTGCCGATGACCACCGAAGACCTCGCAGCCGACTTGAAAGCCCCGCTCGAGAAAGTTGCCAAAGTGCTGAAGTTGGTCCAGACCTTCGACCCGCCGGGCGTCGGGGCGCGTGATCTGAAAGAATCGATCCTGATCCAGATGCAGCAGCGCGGCGAATCCGATTCACTGGCGGCGCGCATTGTTGCGGAACATTGGCGCGAGCTCGATCGCAAGACGCACATGCAGTTGGCACAGTCGTTGGGTGTGTCGGTCGAACGGATCCACGAGGCGATGAATCATCTTAAGACCCTTTCGCCGCGCCCGGCGCAGGGACGTTTCACCGTCGGCGCGCGCGCCGTCATTCCCGACATGGTCGTCGAGAAAATCGATGATGAGTATGTCGTCTATCACAATGACAAGTATGTGCCGAGTCTGCGGATCAACGACGCCTACAAATCGCTCTTGCGGCGCGGCCAGAATGTCCCCGCGGAAACCAAGACATACATTCGGGAGAAACTCGAGCAGGCGCGGTGGTTGCTCAATGCGCTCACGCAGCGCCGCTCGACAATGGTCCGCGTCATGGAGGCCATCGTCGAAGAGCAACGCGAATTCTTCGAGAAAGGCCCCGCATCCCTCAAACCGCTCATCATGGAAAACATCGCCTCGAAGCTGGGGATCAACGTGGCGACCGTCTCCCGCGTGGCCAGCGACAAGTATGTCCAGACCCCGCAAGGAGTCCGCGAGATCAAATCATTCTTCAACAGCGGCGTCGAGCGCACCGACGGCGAAAGCATGACCAAATCCACCGTCAAACAACGGATCGCGGCCATGATCGACAAGGAAGACCCATCGCATCCGCTCTCCGACCAGGAAATTCACCGTTTGTTGCTGAAGGAAGGCATTAAGCTGGCGCGGCGCACAGTCACCAAGTACCGCGAGGAGCTGCACATCCAGTCGGCCCGGTTCCGCAAAACGGTCTTTGACAAAAAGCAACCGGCGGTCTCGGCCGGGCCGGTCGACGGCGTATCCGATCCTGAATCGGCGGACGATGGGGACACCCAGGAGGGCCGCCGGGAAGTCGAGACGGTCGTTCCCGTGTCGCAGAACCATTCATTGATCGACTGGGGCATCTCACCCGGTCGATGA
- a CDS encoding pyridoxal phosphate-dependent aminotransferase family protein: MAMGIYPYFRVIQSAPGTVVTVDGQELLMIGSNNYLGLTNHPKVVEAAADAARKFGSGCTGSRFLNGTLELHVQLEERLAQFMKRPAALVFSTGFQTNLGTISCLVGRTDTIFADRANHASLVDGCRLSFGKTVKFAHNDMADLGRLLQSTPNGGGRLIVVDGVFSMEGDITDLPSIVRLARQHGARVMVDDAHAVGVLGSGGRGTAEHFNLIDQTDLVMGTFSKSFASLGGFIAGDEDVIHFIKHFSRELIFSASMPPASVAACLAALDIIESEPERRQRLWEITRRMHREFRGLGFNIGPTQTPIIPVMIGEDLQTFRFWRALTERGIFANPIVSPAVPKGSSLIRTSYTATHTDEQLDFVIATFAELGKQFGVIS, translated from the coding sequence ATGGCGATGGGGATTTATCCCTATTTCCGCGTGATCCAATCGGCTCCGGGCACAGTAGTGACGGTCGATGGGCAGGAACTGCTCATGATCGGGTCGAACAACTATCTCGGGCTGACCAACCACCCCAAAGTTGTCGAAGCGGCCGCGGACGCCGCCCGCAAATTCGGCTCGGGGTGCACCGGGTCGCGGTTTCTCAACGGGACGCTCGAATTGCATGTGCAGCTTGAGGAGCGGCTCGCGCAGTTTATGAAGCGCCCGGCCGCGCTGGTCTTCTCTACCGGGTTTCAGACCAATCTCGGCACCATCTCGTGCCTGGTCGGACGCACCGACACGATCTTCGCCGATCGCGCCAACCACGCGTCGCTGGTCGACGGTTGCCGCCTCTCGTTCGGCAAAACAGTCAAATTCGCGCACAATGATATGGCCGACTTGGGCCGTCTGCTGCAATCCACGCCCAACGGCGGCGGTCGGCTGATCGTGGTCGATGGGGTTTTCTCGATGGAAGGGGACATAACCGACCTGCCGTCGATCGTGCGCCTGGCACGCCAGCATGGGGCGCGGGTCATGGTCGACGATGCGCATGCCGTCGGCGTCCTGGGCTCTGGCGGTCGCGGCACGGCCGAGCATTTCAACCTGATCGATCAGACGGATTTGGTGATGGGCACGTTTTCGAAGTCGTTCGCGTCGCTGGGCGGATTCATCGCCGGGGATGAGGACGTCATCCATTTTATCAAGCATTTCTCGCGCGAATTGATATTCTCCGCATCGATGCCGCCCGCATCTGTGGCGGCCTGTCTCGCCGCGCTGGACATCATCGAGAGCGAACCGGAGCGCCGCCAACGGCTTTGGGAGATCACCCGGCGCATGCACCGCGAATTTCGCGGTCTCGGATTCAATATCGGCCCGACACAGACACCGATCATTCCGGTGATGATCGGTGAGGATTTGCAGACATTTCGATTCTGGCGCGCGCTGACCGAGCGCGGAATTTTCGCCAATCCGATTGTCTCACCGGCCGTTCCCAAGGGCAGCTCGCTGATTCGGACTTCTTATACCGCGACCCATACCGACGAGCAGCTTGATTTTGTGATTGCGACGTTTGCAGAACTCGGCAAACAGTTCGGTGTGATTTCATAG
- the glgP gene encoding alpha-glucan family phosphorylase, whose translation MTTTKSTPMGRTVGPQQTPVAYFSMEIALESDIPTYSGGLGVLAGDTLRAAADLEFPMVGVTLVYRAGHFRQHLDEHGNQTEEPERWDPGDRLPAVSAQASITLEGRRVRIRAWPYLIRGASGFGIPVYLLDTDDSSNAPEHRGLTDHLYGGDERYRLCQEAILGIGGVRLLHAVGYTQIQTYHMNEGHSALLGLGLLSHQETDFDAARAQVKKRCVFTTHTPVSAGHDRFGMDVVRRIAGDDVAEQITHIGGCEDGKLNMTRLALKCSRFANAVAARHAQISRSMFPEHSIVGITNGVHAGTWVAAPFQKLFDRYIPGWHRQVQSLRHAVTIPVPDIAQAHRLAKERLIETVTRKVGVNLNPDVLTLGFARRATSYKRANLILSQPDRLREIASKHPLQVIFAGKAHPKDEGGKELIRAIFRNASELKDMVTIVYLPNYDMALAHELCAGVDLWVNTPQRPKEASGTSGMKAALNGVPSLSILDGWWIEGHVEGVTGWSIGESWEPQSSDGDDADALYYKLDRIARLFHTDQDGYTAIGRNAISLNGAHFNAQRMLEQYIRSAYIVPAD comes from the coding sequence ATGACAACGACTAAATCGACACCGATGGGGAGGACCGTGGGGCCGCAACAGACACCGGTCGCTTACTTCTCCATGGAGATTGCTCTGGAAAGCGACATTCCGACCTACAGCGGCGGGCTGGGTGTGCTGGCCGGCGATACGTTGCGCGCCGCCGCAGACCTGGAATTCCCCATGGTCGGGGTGACACTCGTCTATCGCGCCGGCCACTTTCGTCAGCACCTCGACGAACACGGAAATCAAACAGAGGAGCCGGAGCGCTGGGACCCGGGTGACCGTCTGCCGGCGGTGTCGGCCCAGGCATCGATCACGCTCGAAGGGAGACGGGTCCGCATCCGTGCCTGGCCGTATCTCATTCGCGGAGCATCGGGCTTCGGCATCCCGGTCTACCTTCTGGACACCGATGACTCAAGCAACGCCCCCGAGCATCGCGGACTGACGGATCATCTGTACGGCGGCGACGAGCGATACCGATTGTGTCAGGAGGCGATTCTCGGTATCGGCGGTGTGCGGCTATTGCATGCCGTCGGATATACGCAGATCCAGACGTACCACATGAATGAGGGTCACTCGGCCCTGCTGGGGCTGGGATTGCTGTCGCATCAGGAGACCGACTTCGATGCGGCTCGGGCCCAAGTAAAGAAACGGTGTGTCTTCACAACCCACACGCCGGTTTCGGCGGGACATGACCGCTTTGGAATGGACGTGGTACGTCGGATTGCCGGCGATGACGTGGCCGAGCAGATCACCCACATTGGAGGGTGTGAAGACGGCAAGCTGAACATGACCCGTCTGGCGCTGAAATGTTCGCGTTTTGCCAACGCGGTCGCGGCGCGCCACGCGCAGATTTCACGCTCCATGTTCCCCGAGCATTCCATTGTCGGGATCACCAATGGTGTTCATGCCGGCACCTGGGTCGCCGCGCCGTTTCAGAAATTGTTCGATCGATACATCCCCGGCTGGCACCGCCAGGTTCAAAGCTTGCGCCACGCCGTGACGATTCCAGTGCCGGACATTGCGCAGGCGCATCGTCTCGCTAAGGAGCGATTGATTGAGACGGTCACTCGAAAAGTCGGCGTCAATCTCAATCCCGATGTGTTGACGTTGGGGTTTGCGCGGCGCGCCACCTCATACAAGCGTGCCAATCTGATTCTGTCGCAGCCCGACCGGCTGCGAGAGATCGCCTCGAAACATCCGCTCCAGGTCATATTCGCCGGTAAAGCCCATCCCAAAGACGAGGGCGGCAAGGAATTGATTCGTGCGATCTTCCGCAACGCATCGGAATTGAAAGACATGGTCACCATCGTGTATCTCCCAAACTACGACATGGCCCTGGCGCACGAACTCTGCGCCGGAGTCGATTTGTGGGTCAATACGCCGCAGCGGCCCAAGGAAGCCTCCGGTACCAGCGGCATGAAGGCGGCACTCAATGGAGTGCCGTCGCTCAGTATTCTGGATGGTTGGTGGATCGAAGGACACGTCGAGGGAGTGACCGGATGGTCGATCGGGGAATCGTGGGAGCCACAATCGAGTGATGGTGACGATGCCGACGCATTGTACTACAAACTTGATCGGATTGCCCGGTTGTTCCATACCGATCAGGACGGCTATACCGCTATCGGTCGAAACGCGATCTCACTGAACGGGGCGCACTTCAATGCGCAACGCATGCTGGAGCAGTACATTCGTTCGGCGTACATCGTCCCCGCCGACTGA
- the glpX gene encoding class II fructose-bisphosphatase — translation MDRNLALEIVRVTEAAALASAHWLGKGDKDAADDAAVRAMREVFAAVDFDGTVVIGEGERDEAPMLYIGERVGTGNPPEVDVALDPLECTNSVAYARPNALAVVAVAPRGHFLHAPDTYMEKIAVGEKGRDAVDLSKSPTENLKNISDALGLSLENMTVVILDRERHERLIREVRGAGCRIQLIPDGDVSAAIATALPDTGVDVLMGIGGAPEGVLAAAALRCVGGAMRARLKPRNQREVERAGAMGIADMDRVYTEADLAQGDNIMFAATGVTNGDMLRGVHFHKRGAVTHSIVMRSKSQTVRFIETHLTAASDPSYRRVDHD, via the coding sequence ATGGATCGCAACCTTGCGCTGGAAATTGTTCGGGTGACGGAGGCCGCGGCGCTGGCGAGCGCCCATTGGCTCGGCAAGGGAGACAAGGATGCCGCCGATGACGCCGCCGTGCGGGCGATGCGCGAAGTCTTCGCGGCGGTCGATTTCGACGGGACCGTGGTCATCGGCGAGGGTGAACGGGACGAAGCGCCGATGCTTTACATCGGCGAGCGGGTCGGCACCGGCAATCCGCCGGAGGTCGATGTGGCCCTCGATCCCCTGGAGTGCACCAACTCGGTCGCGTACGCTCGCCCCAATGCGCTGGCGGTCGTCGCCGTGGCGCCGCGCGGACACTTTCTCCATGCGCCCGACACATATATGGAGAAAATCGCCGTCGGCGAGAAGGGCAGGGACGCCGTCGATCTGTCGAAGTCTCCGACCGAGAATCTCAAAAATATCTCCGATGCGCTCGGGCTCAGTCTGGAGAACATGACGGTTGTGATCCTCGACCGCGAACGACACGAACGACTCATCCGCGAAGTCCGCGGCGCGGGATGCCGCATCCAACTCATCCCCGACGGCGACGTCTCGGCAGCCATCGCGACCGCGCTGCCCGATACGGGAGTCGATGTCCTCATGGGGATCGGGGGGGCGCCCGAGGGGGTTTTGGCGGCGGCGGCGTTGCGCTGTGTCGGTGGCGCGATGCGCGCACGGCTCAAACCGCGCAATCAGCGCGAAGTCGAACGCGCCGGGGCCATGGGCATCGCCGACATGGATCGCGTCTACACTGAAGCCGATCTGGCGCAAGGGGACAACATCATGTTTGCGGCCACCGGAGTCACCAATGGCGATATGCTGCGCGGCGTGCACTTTCACAAGCGCGGCGCTGTCACGCACTCGATCGTCATGCGCTCGAAGTCGCAGACGGTGCGCTTTATCGAAACACATTTGACAGCAGCTTCCGACCCGTCGTACCGACGGGTCGATCACGACTGA